A portion of the Rhodanobacter sp. AS-Z3 genome contains these proteins:
- a CDS encoding diguanylate cyclase, translating to MKSPSVASASSSHRPIRPNQRDLLPQRVYRFRMLGMGLAGLPLALVLLEHHAPIGSWLWGIFTALVWPQLAFWRARRSPKPFNAELHNLMFDSAIAGSWVALMHFNALPSVLLITVATADKINTGVRNLWWRSLPGVLLAILVGGLLTGFAFHPATSMSVLLACLPLMLIHTLGVSLASYRLVRRVQQQNQRLDELSRLDVLTGLDNRGSWQERAEALLQQRHTRQHAATLIMVDVDSFKQINDQHGHILGDDVLCSIAAILRHGHGEAACIGRFGGDEFAIALPTNLAEASVVAERIRHTVEQLNLPQAPGLRCSVSLGLAEATDTDSNLREWIESADRALYRAKQAGRNRASSENEVSLAEA from the coding sequence ATGAAGTCACCGAGCGTCGCCAGCGCATCGTCCAGCCACCGGCCCATCCGACCGAACCAGCGCGACTTGTTGCCACAACGGGTTTACCGTTTCCGCATGCTCGGCATGGGTCTGGCCGGCTTGCCGCTGGCACTGGTGCTGCTCGAACACCACGCGCCGATCGGCAGCTGGCTTTGGGGCATCTTCACCGCGCTGGTGTGGCCACAACTGGCGTTTTGGCGTGCCCGGCGCAGTCCCAAACCTTTCAACGCCGAACTGCACAACCTGATGTTCGACTCGGCAATCGCCGGCTCGTGGGTTGCACTGATGCATTTCAACGCGCTGCCATCAGTGCTGTTGATCACCGTGGCTACCGCCGACAAGATCAACACTGGCGTGCGGAACCTGTGGTGGCGCTCGTTGCCAGGCGTGCTGCTGGCGATTCTGGTTGGCGGGCTGCTCACCGGCTTCGCCTTTCATCCAGCCACCAGCATGTCGGTACTGCTGGCCTGCCTGCCGCTCATGCTGATTCACACCTTGGGCGTCAGTCTGGCCAGCTACCGGCTGGTGCGACGGGTGCAACAGCAGAACCAGCGACTGGACGAACTTAGCCGTCTCGACGTACTCACCGGACTGGACAATCGCGGCTCGTGGCAGGAACGCGCCGAAGCGCTCTTGCAGCAGCGCCACACCCGCCAGCATGCCGCGACCTTGATCATGGTCGACGTGGATTCGTTCAAGCAGATCAACGACCAGCATGGTCACATTCTGGGTGACGACGTGCTTTGCAGCATTGCCGCCATCTTGCGCCACGGTCACGGCGAAGCGGCGTGCATCGGCCGCTTTGGCGGTGACGAATTCGCCATTGCGCTGCCTACCAACCTGGCCGAAGCCAGCGTGGTGGCCGAGCGCATCCGTCACACGGTGGAGCAACTTAACTTGCCGCAGGCCCCTGGTTTGCGCTGCTCGGTCAGTCTGGGATTGGCCGAGGCCACTGACACGGACAGCAACCTGCGCGAATGGATCGAGTCAGCCGATCGTGCGCTTTATCGCGCCAAGCAGGCCGGCCGCAACCGTGCATCCAGCGAAAACGAAGTGAGCCTCGCGGAGGCCTGA
- a CDS encoding DMT family transporter, translated as MFKGVMLGFAAFAAFALSDAFVKSLHGLLPAYEAVFFGAVLGLTALPFIRKPGDRWHDVVLARRQGLWLIRAAASAVGSIAAVIAFTALPMAEAFALIFLLPIFVTILSVLVLKEHVGWRRWSAVLAGFIGVLVVLRPGFRALGIGHLAAIACGLSGAISMIALRLSGSHEKRVTLYGAGVIGSLLVSGLLMLADFHWPTLFQWSLLLGYGLLAALASVLLMLATQLAPANHVAPTQYSQMLWAVLLGYLVFHDGLDGFMAVGIVIILGAGLFTLIREEKVTGWWQRMRML; from the coding sequence ATGTTCAAAGGCGTCATGCTCGGTTTTGCTGCGTTCGCTGCGTTTGCACTCAGCGACGCGTTCGTGAAGTCGCTGCACGGGTTGTTGCCGGCCTATGAAGCGGTTTTCTTCGGTGCCGTACTGGGCTTGACTGCCCTGCCCTTCATCAGGAAGCCGGGCGATCGCTGGCACGACGTCGTGCTGGCCAGGCGCCAGGGTCTGTGGCTGATACGCGCAGCAGCCAGTGCGGTGGGCAGCATCGCTGCGGTGATAGCCTTTACCGCCTTGCCGATGGCCGAGGCGTTTGCACTGATCTTTCTGCTGCCGATCTTCGTCACCATCCTGTCCGTGCTGGTACTGAAGGAACATGTCGGCTGGCGCCGCTGGTCGGCGGTATTGGCGGGCTTCATCGGCGTGCTGGTGGTGCTGCGGCCCGGCTTTCGCGCGCTTGGCATCGGACATCTGGCGGCCATCGCCTGTGGGCTGTCCGGCGCGATCTCGATGATTGCCCTGCGCTTGTCCGGATCGCACGAGAAGCGCGTAACACTCTACGGCGCCGGAGTTATCGGCTCGCTGCTGGTTTCCGGGCTGCTGATGCTGGCTGATTTCCACTGGCCCACACTTTTCCAGTGGTCGCTGCTGCTCGGCTACGGATTGCTCGCCGCGCTTGCCTCGGTGTTGTTGATGCTGGCCACCCAACTGGCGCCGGCGAACCATGTCGCGCCTACCCAGTACAGCCAGATGCTGTGGGCCGTGCTGCTGGGTTATCTGGTGTTCCACGACGGGCTCGACGGCTTCATGGCGGTGGGCATCGTGATTATTCTCGGGGCGGGTTTGTTCACCCTGATACGCGAGGAAAAAGTCACCGGATGGTGGCAACGCATGCGCATGCTCTGA
- a CDS encoding acyl-CoA dehydrogenase family protein produces the protein MAVSLNPLDLYDVRSLLTDEERMVQDSVGRFVDERVLPIIGDCFDQGRFPKELIPEIAALGLLGATIPEAYGGAGMNAVSYGLICQELERGDSGLRSFASVQSSLCMYPIFAYGSEEQKKQYLPRMSAGEVIGCFGLTEPHGGSDPANMKTHAKKDGGDWVINGAKMWITNGNLAHIAIVWAMTDDGIQGFVVPTDTAGFKAQEIHKKMSLRASVTSALFFDNVRVPDSARLPNVKGLKGPLGCLTQARYGITWGPIGAAQACLKEVLDYTGERILFGRPLSSNQAVQLKLADMARRITTAQLLSLQLGRLKDAGKMQPTQVSLAKWNNCRMAIDIARQCRDILGGAGITTEHGAIRHALNLESVITYEGTETVHELVVGRELTGINAF, from the coding sequence ATGGCCGTCAGTCTGAACCCGCTCGATCTGTACGATGTCCGCTCGTTGCTTACTGATGAAGAGCGCATGGTGCAGGACTCTGTCGGCCGCTTCGTCGACGAGCGCGTGCTGCCGATCATCGGCGATTGCTTCGACCAGGGTCGCTTCCCGAAGGAGCTGATTCCGGAGATCGCTGCGCTGGGCTTGCTCGGCGCGACGATTCCCGAGGCATACGGCGGTGCCGGCATGAATGCGGTCAGCTACGGCCTGATCTGCCAGGAGCTTGAGCGGGGCGATTCCGGTCTGCGCAGCTTCGCTTCGGTGCAGAGCTCACTGTGCATGTACCCGATCTTTGCCTACGGCAGCGAAGAGCAGAAAAAACAGTACCTGCCGCGCATGTCCGCCGGTGAAGTGATCGGCTGCTTCGGCCTGACCGAACCGCATGGCGGCTCCGATCCGGCGAACATGAAGACGCATGCGAAGAAGGATGGCGGCGACTGGGTCATCAATGGCGCCAAGATGTGGATCACCAACGGCAACCTGGCGCATATCGCGATCGTCTGGGCCATGACCGATGACGGTATCCAGGGCTTTGTGGTGCCGACCGATACCGCCGGTTTCAAGGCGCAGGAAATCCACAAGAAAATGAGCCTGCGCGCCTCGGTCACCAGCGCGTTGTTCTTCGACAACGTGCGCGTACCGGACAGCGCACGGTTACCGAACGTGAAGGGCCTGAAGGGGCCGCTGGGCTGTCTGACCCAGGCGCGCTACGGCATCACCTGGGGCCCGATTGGCGCGGCCCAGGCGTGTCTGAAGGAAGTGCTGGACTACACCGGTGAGCGCATCCTGTTTGGCCGTCCGTTGTCGTCCAACCAGGCGGTGCAGTTGAAGCTGGCCGACATGGCCCGGCGCATTACCACCGCGCAGCTGCTCTCGCTGCAGCTCGGCCGTCTGAAGGACGCCGGCAAGATGCAGCCGACCCAGGTGTCGCTGGCGAAGTGGAACAACTGCCGCATGGCGATCGACATCGCGCGTCAGTGCCGTGACATCCTCGGCGGCGCCGGCATCACCACCGAGCACGGCGCAATCCGTCATGCGCTGAATCTGGAATCGGTGATCACCTATGAAGGCACCGAGACCGTGCACGAACTGGTGGTTGGTCGCGAGCTGACCGGCATCAACGCATTCTGA
- a CDS encoding GNAT family N-acetyltransferase, with product MDVDSLRIETERLILRPPRAEDFDAYAANMADAEAARFIGGQQARPVAWRGFLTGAGAWMIQGFSMFAVIEKSSGQWIGRLGPWRPDGWPGNEVGWGLVRSAWGKGYALEGCTAAIDWTFDQLGWDEMIHSIHPDNHASQALAQRLGSECRGPGKLPEPYEDSPTEIWAQTREQWRRHRA from the coding sequence ATGGATGTCGATTCGCTGCGCATCGAGACCGAGCGGCTGATCCTGCGGCCGCCGCGGGCGGAGGATTTCGACGCCTACGCGGCCAACATGGCCGATGCCGAGGCGGCCCGCTTTATCGGCGGTCAGCAGGCGCGCCCTGTGGCGTGGCGTGGCTTCCTCACCGGCGCTGGCGCCTGGATGATTCAGGGATTTTCGATGTTTGCGGTGATCGAGAAAAGCAGCGGTCAATGGATCGGACGGCTCGGGCCGTGGCGCCCGGATGGCTGGCCCGGCAATGAAGTGGGTTGGGGACTGGTACGCAGCGCCTGGGGCAAGGGTTACGCGTTGGAAGGCTGCACTGCGGCGATTGATTGGACTTTCGATCAGCTGGGCTGGGACGAGATGATCCATTCCATCCATCCTGACAACCATGCCTCGCAGGCACTCGCGCAACGGCTTGGCTCGGAATGTCGCGGCCCCGGCAAACTGCCGGAGCCTTACGAGGATTCACCCACCGAAATCTGGGCGCAGACGCGCGAACAATGGCGCCGGCATCGCGCATGA
- a CDS encoding thiamine pyrophosphate-dependent enzyme, which translates to MTAIPFAISARHKGFNRAEIVDQNFIEFVQFWNGDVRSPPRDGEAVLPGSALDARGFRELFESQLISRHLDLMARVLRVQNKVFYTIGSSGHEGNAMVARLTRHTDPAFLHYRSGGFMAERFRKIPGMDPVMDSALSFAASKDDPASGGRHKVWGSKPLWVLPQTSTIASHLPKALGTAVAIEQARRIGHQLPIPDDSITICSFGDASSNHASAQTAFNTAAWTAYQKLPAPVLFVCEDNGIGISVKTPSGWVANNYQHRANLDYFFADGLDLAEGYAQVQRAVEHCRNTRRPTFLHLKTTRVMGHAGTDFEIEWRSIEELFAVESTDPLLRSAGIALESGLYSKDEVLNLYEATRKRCFAAAEDADSRHRLTSLEDVMKPLAPYTPAAVKAEATRADYADKRLAVFGGEAKLPEKLPPRHLAIQIGQALHDLLAKYPEALLFGEDVAQKGGVYTVTKGLNKTFKGSRVFNTLLDETMILGLAQGYANMGMLPLPEIQYLAYFHNACDQIRGEAASLQFFSNNQYRNPMVMRVASLGYQKGFGGHFHNDNSITALRDIPGLVVGCPSRGDDAAMMLRTLMALAKVDGRVCAFLEPIALYMTKDLYEAGDGQWQFDYPALDQAMTLGEGRVYNEAAVDLVVFTFGNGVPMALRAARTIEKELAWQVRVIDLRWLAPLNDAFIAAQAKTARRILVLDEGRKSAGVGEGVITAIVEGGCGGTPLHRVVGADTFTPLAGAALLVLPGEADVVAAARELAARQ; encoded by the coding sequence ATGACTGCCATTCCGTTTGCCATCAGCGCTCGCCACAAGGGTTTCAACCGTGCCGAGATCGTCGACCAGAACTTCATCGAGTTCGTGCAGTTCTGGAACGGTGACGTTCGCTCCCCCCCGCGTGACGGTGAGGCGGTGCTGCCGGGCAGTGCGCTGGATGCGCGCGGGTTTCGCGAGTTGTTCGAATCGCAGCTGATTTCGCGCCACCTCGACTTGATGGCGCGCGTGCTGCGCGTGCAGAACAAGGTGTTCTATACGATCGGATCGTCTGGCCATGAAGGCAATGCGATGGTGGCGCGGTTGACTCGCCACACCGATCCGGCGTTCCTGCATTACCGCTCCGGCGGCTTCATGGCCGAGCGTTTCCGCAAGATTCCCGGCATGGACCCGGTGATGGACTCGGCGCTGTCGTTCGCTGCCAGCAAGGACGATCCAGCGTCTGGTGGGCGCCACAAGGTCTGGGGCAGCAAGCCGTTGTGGGTATTGCCGCAGACCTCGACGATTGCTTCGCACCTGCCCAAGGCGCTGGGCACGGCGGTAGCGATCGAGCAGGCGCGACGCATTGGGCACCAACTGCCCATTCCTGATGACAGCATCACGATTTGCTCGTTCGGTGATGCTTCGAGCAATCACGCCAGTGCGCAGACAGCGTTCAACACGGCAGCATGGACGGCGTATCAGAAGTTGCCCGCGCCGGTGCTGTTCGTGTGCGAAGACAACGGCATCGGCATTTCGGTGAAGACGCCGTCGGGCTGGGTGGCAAACAACTACCAGCATCGCGCCAACCTCGATTACTTTTTTGCCGATGGCCTGGATCTGGCCGAAGGTTATGCACAGGTGCAGCGCGCGGTGGAACACTGCCGCAACACGCGCCGCCCGACTTTCCTGCATCTCAAGACCACGCGCGTGATGGGTCATGCCGGTACGGATTTCGAGATCGAGTGGCGCAGTATCGAAGAACTGTTTGCGGTGGAGTCGACCGATCCGTTGCTGCGTTCGGCGGGTATTGCGCTGGAGTCGGGACTGTATTCGAAGGACGAGGTGCTGAACCTGTATGAGGCCACCCGCAAGCGCTGTTTCGCTGCCGCCGAAGATGCCGACTCCCGCCACCGGCTGACCTCGCTGGAAGACGTGATGAAACCGCTGGCGCCGTACACGCCAGCCGCCGTGAAGGCTGAGGCGACGCGTGCTGATTACGCCGACAAGCGTCTGGCGGTCTTTGGCGGCGAAGCGAAACTGCCGGAAAAGCTGCCGCCGCGTCATCTGGCGATCCAGATCGGGCAGGCGCTGCACGACCTGCTGGCGAAGTATCCCGAGGCCTTGTTGTTCGGTGAGGACGTGGCACAGAAGGGCGGCGTGTATACCGTCACCAAGGGATTGAACAAGACGTTCAAGGGCAGTCGCGTATTCAACACGCTGCTGGACGAGACGATGATTCTCGGCCTTGCGCAGGGCTACGCCAACATGGGCATGCTGCCGCTGCCGGAAATTCAGTATCTGGCGTATTTCCACAACGCCTGTGACCAGATCCGTGGTGAGGCGGCTTCCCTGCAGTTCTTCTCCAACAATCAGTACCGCAACCCGATGGTGATGCGAGTCGCCTCGCTGGGTTATCAGAAGGGCTTCGGTGGCCACTTCCACAACGACAACTCGATTACGGCGCTGCGCGACATTCCCGGCCTGGTCGTCGGTTGTCCCAGCCGTGGCGACGACGCGGCAATGATGCTGCGCACGCTGATGGCGCTGGCAAAAGTCGATGGGCGGGTTTGCGCGTTCCTTGAACCGATCGCGCTGTACATGACCAAGGACTTGTACGAAGCCGGTGACGGCCAGTGGCAGTTCGACTATCCGGCACTGGATCAGGCGATGACCCTGGGCGAAGGACGCGTCTACAACGAGGCCGCGGTCGACTTGGTGGTGTTCACCTTTGGCAATGGCGTACCCATGGCTTTGCGCGCCGCCCGCACGATCGAAAAAGAACTGGCTTGGCAAGTGCGCGTGATCGACCTGCGCTGGCTGGCGCCGCTCAACGATGCTTTCATCGCGGCGCAGGCAAAGACTGCCAGGCGCATCCTGGTGCTGGACGAAGGTCGCAAGAGCGCCGGCGTGGGCGAGGGTGTGATCACCGCGATCGTCGAAGGTGGCTGTGGTGGCACACCGTTGCATCGCGTAGTGGGTGCCGATACGTTCACGCCGCTCGCTGGTGCTGCGTTGCTGGTGTTGCCGGGTGAGGCCGATGTGGTGGCAGCGGCGCGCGAGTTGGCTGCGCGGCAGTAG
- a CDS encoding diguanylate cyclase yields MEKLRALLTSRRPARVWRGWLLTLLVLIAGASHAATPLNGAWRVARTGDTPARILKDYRAGLLHSFDPSLLQRFPNDGAGSWVVIAPQPPWKAVKQVLTIYPPTFAEVTVISGAAAQTLALDDFSAPFHGHGRLAWQLPDDLSSRAPILLRFQPSKTLAAPVRFDIQSLHDYAQQDAQWLVFASACFAVMLAMVLMAICFAGMLRDVTYAWYAGYILCYSIIQGIQTGFVFHPLEWEWLSGMATLTGSAAVALSVAFASLFMIRFCELPRYAPLLRVPITALAVGMIQLVLMRSSQIPLLVTVAQILLNPLLMLGALLLLLAAIVAAIRGSRQAWFFLAGWTPLLLLTALSSAQVDGALPHIDWLSDGSLAGGAFEALVLSIGLADRTLRLRRDSDLVRVLADRDVLTNALNRRAWVERANVMLSDGKPRPIAMLFLDLDHFKQLNDCHGHHAGDRALVEVSKALTAELRPGDLLGRYGGEEFVAILDNTQSAQAMQVATRLCRRVYRLEIPVDRDSGLLSVSIGIATHREGDNVESLVERADQAMYDAKLKGRNRVCMYRGATTDVGETGTSRRLHIVEKRESDG; encoded by the coding sequence ATGGAAAAGCTGCGCGCACTACTGACCTCGCGTCGTCCAGCACGCGTCTGGCGCGGCTGGTTGTTGACCCTGCTTGTGCTGATCGCCGGCGCAAGCCATGCGGCCACCCCGCTCAATGGCGCCTGGCGTGTGGCACGCACGGGCGATACACCGGCCCGTATCCTGAAGGACTACCGCGCCGGCCTGCTGCACAGCTTTGACCCCTCGTTGCTGCAGCGGTTTCCCAACGATGGTGCCGGCAGTTGGGTGGTCATCGCACCGCAGCCGCCCTGGAAGGCGGTGAAGCAGGTGTTGACGATCTATCCGCCGACCTTCGCCGAAGTCACCGTGATTTCCGGCGCAGCCGCGCAAACACTGGCGCTGGATGATTTCAGTGCACCGTTCCACGGGCACGGCCGACTGGCCTGGCAACTGCCCGACGATCTGTCGTCGCGTGCACCGATTCTGCTGCGATTCCAGCCAAGCAAAACGCTGGCTGCGCCGGTGCGTTTCGACATCCAGTCGTTGCACGACTACGCGCAGCAGGACGCCCAGTGGCTGGTCTTTGCCAGCGCCTGCTTCGCGGTGATGCTGGCCATGGTGTTGATGGCGATCTGCTTTGCCGGCATGTTGCGCGATGTCACTTACGCCTGGTATGCCGGCTACATTCTTTGCTACAGCATCATCCAGGGGATTCAGACGGGTTTCGTGTTCCATCCGCTGGAATGGGAATGGCTGTCGGGCATGGCGACATTGACGGGTTCGGCGGCGGTGGCACTGTCGGTCGCGTTCGCGTCACTGTTCATGATCCGCTTCTGCGAGCTACCGCGTTATGCCCCGCTGCTGCGCGTGCCGATCACCGCGTTGGCGGTGGGCATGATCCAGTTGGTACTGATGCGCAGCAGCCAGATTCCACTGCTGGTGACCGTGGCTCAGATCCTGCTCAATCCGTTGCTGATGCTCGGCGCGCTGTTGCTGTTGCTGGCCGCCATCGTGGCTGCCATTCGCGGCTCGCGTCAGGCGTGGTTCTTCCTGGCCGGCTGGACGCCACTGCTGCTGTTGACTGCACTGAGCAGTGCCCAGGTGGACGGTGCACTGCCCCATATCGACTGGCTCAGCGATGGCAGCCTTGCCGGCGGCGCGTTCGAAGCGCTGGTGTTGTCCATCGGACTGGCCGACCGCACGCTGCGGTTGCGGCGCGACAGCGACCTGGTGCGCGTACTGGCCGACCGGGACGTGCTCACCAATGCACTCAATCGCCGTGCCTGGGTGGAGCGCGCCAACGTGATGTTGTCCGATGGCAAGCCGCGACCGATCGCCATGTTGTTTCTCGATCTGGATCACTTCAAGCAATTGAACGATTGCCACGGCCACCATGCCGGCGACCGCGCACTGGTCGAAGTAAGCAAGGCGCTGACCGCCGAACTGCGCCCGGGCGACCTGCTCGGGCGTTACGGTGGCGAGGAATTCGTCGCCATTCTCGACAACACCCAGTCCGCGCAAGCGATGCAGGTGGCCACGCGTTTATGCCGCCGCGTATATCGACTGGAGATTCCCGTTGACCGTGACTCCGGCCTGCTCAGCGTCAGTATCGGCATCGCCACCCACCGCGAAGGTGACAACGTGGAAAGTCTGGTGGAGCGTGCCGACCAGGCGATGTACGACGCCAAGCTCAAAGGCCGCAATCGCGTCTGCATGTACCGTGGCGCCACCACGGATGTCGGTGAAACCGGCACCAGCCGGCGGCTGCACATCGTGGAAAAACGCGAATCGGACGGCTAA